A stretch of DNA from Cannabis sativa cultivar Pink pepper isolate KNU-18-1 chromosome X, ASM2916894v1, whole genome shotgun sequence:
AATTGCGAtttaaagaaacaaaaaaaaactctatTATCAATAGTTAGGGTCTGCTCTGGGAACAGACTAAGTTTTTGCTTAGGTCCTCACTTAATGAGttctttaattttcgaaaaatatttaaataataaattttgtatGAAGATTCATCCCATCTCATCTCAAGGTGGACCCCCTATAGATGATTAGAACACCCAATTAGAATAATGTCATGATAATGCTTTTAaatttaggaaaatatcatttatatataaataaaatggtattattgaaaatgtAGGATGAGCTATTGTGGGCTGCAACATGGCTATACATGGCAACAAAGAAGGAAGTGTATTTAAAGTTCATACAAGAAGAATCCATTAGTGCAAATGTGGCTGAATTCAGTTGGGACCTCAAATATGCTGGAGCCCAAATCCTTCTCACCAATGtaagtaataatattatttacatTGATACCactttttaatgtaattttgaAAACTAACACTTTATAAAGTAATCTTCTTCTCAGCACACTTTCATGTTGGTCAAAATATAAGGTGAATTATAAGAGTTATGTgataaaactaaaacaaaatCATATTCAAAATAGTCTTatgagtaatttttttaattaatttttagggtttttaAACCATATactgaaatttctaattttttactgtttttactgtgttaaattttcactgttgttttacgattgttttaattgttgagttttgttgttttataaaaagataacatttttataaaaagtCATGTATACTTTTgcctaaaatttaatatattttaaaaaattgatttgaatatttatatattgcaGTTGTATTTAGAAGGACATGATAGTTTGGTAGATTTCAAAAAACAAGCAGATAGCTATATATGCTCAGTTCTACCACAGAGTCCGTACCACCAAGTTTACCTATCACCCGGCGGAGCCGTACACATGAGAGACGGCGCCAACACCCAATACATCACCGGCACCGCCCTTCTTTTCAGTGTCTATAGTGACATCTTAGCCCGTCACAACCAAAAAGTTCAGTGTGATAACATGCAATTCGATTCTACTCAAATTTGGGCTTTTGGTAGGCAACAGGTATATcgtgaaattttattatatgaGTTCGTTTAGTATaccatattatattattatatgtggtattttattttatattatataaggctaattaagatttttgtcccttaaattttgacatgtacctaatcatgtttttaaaaattttctggTCGTTAAATTTTTTCCgtaaactattaagattgttagatttaaggatttttgtataatttcattcaattttactaatttagtgattgtttatgtacttaATCATACTCCTCAAACTTTAATGTCTACGAAATCATGTCtctcgaattttgacatgtatcaaattatgctccttgaactttcatctatgaTAGGCTTTTCTTATTAAGATTACACAAAAGTCTTTATatctaacaatttcaatagttcagaTAAGATTTTTAAcggccttaaaagttcaggagacataatttgatatatgtcaaaattcaaagaacaaaaatcttaattaactacaatataatacaataggATGAACTAAATGAATCTTTCATGTTTCTTCTTTCCACTTATGTAGAAATAATGCTAggccatatttttattttatttatttatttataatatgtgggattatataataataatgtgtAATGCAATTTTTGTATAGATGGATTACATTTTAGGACAGAACCCGGAGAAAAGATCATACATGGTGGCATTTGGGAGCAACTCGCCAAAGCAAGCGCATCACAGAGGTTCGTCGGTGCCAAAGTTGCCATCAGGGTCACTAGTGAATTGCGCGATGAGCTTTGTGCAATGGTATAATACCAATTCCCCCAATGTCAACGAGCTCACTGGGGCCATCGTTGGTGGCCCAGACCGCTATGACAACTTTGACGACAAACGTTGGGATTCTTCAAAGACCGAACCTTGTACTTACATTAACTCACTCGCCATTGGAGTCCTAGCCAAGCTTGCCAATAACCCTAACTAATTATCTAGCTTTTATCATCAAATgagattttattattctttacaTGTATGttttgatttgatttgattaattaattaattaattctaattattaattaatcgtGAAATTTGTTGTAAGTGTGTAAGTTTAACCTCATCATCACAATGATTCAATTCTATTGTCTTTTCATGTATTTTAGTGACTTGTATTTTGTATCAAATTAGTACTTTTTGCAAAGTTTTAACCACAAAGTTATATAATGTCAAtattatactaataaaattttatttatttaatttataacttttatttatatatattcattagaAAGAATGATATATGATTGCTAGTTTTAAGcacaaaataatgaaattattttcatgccatattacaatgataaattataaattaagcattttttttcaaagaaaaaaattgtatttttgtagcatataattacaaaataaattaggttttttttctattattttattatacatataaaaatttgatattttgaaaataaattaaacttttctaaatatttatatatatatataaattggcCTAAGTAGCAAGGGGCCTAGGTCTCATCGATCCATTTGGAAATAttgattttgaaataattatcaTGTACTCCAATTACAATGTACTCTAAAAGAAttgttaaataattttttttttttgaaagaatatcAATTCAATAAACTAAGCGAGAAAAGTGGTAATCATCGAAGGATTTCCCTCTCTTTGAAAAATATCAGCCACTAAATTAGATAATTTAGCGCTTCGAGCCAGTTTATAAATTAGCGACTTGGGTTGCTGTGTATAATACTCGCCGCTTCTTTTCTGATGGGGGAGTAGCACCTCTTATTACTACCATTTAACTTTGGTTTGTTTTATAAACATGacgtttggtaatatttttttaatcaatttttttgtttttaaaattaaaaaagtaattttttttttaaaatcatgtcttataaattttttttcactttttaattttttaattgagaatcaaaattttaaaaacaaaaacaaagtcactttcaatattttttaaacagtttttttaatcaatattcTAGACTCCAACTACATCCGGATCATATCCAAACCCGACCCAACCCAGGCACCGAACCCCGTCCCTAACCCAAATCCGAACTCGAttccagacctagacccgacttaaataaaatcaaaaaataaataagaaaataaattttactgaacacacttttattttcttttttaaaaaaaaaattgaaaaataaaagtgattatagaacgcatttttgtttttcaaaaacaaaacttttaaaaataaaaattttatttttatttttgtgattaaaaaattaaaaaataaaattattaccaAATGAAACCAAAGTTGCTtcattgtcaaaaaaaaaatcaaatctaTATAAAATAGGGTTAGTTTATAGCACACCCCCGAAAGAGGTGTTTTAGTAGACTTCCTATCTCTTTTGGTATATatgagaattttttagtctattttttattattatcatttacattatagttatttaggaccacctgtaaattttttaaaatatctgaGTAGTTTACAATACTGAAAATAAGATTTGCATATTTTGTTGCACATATAATTGTTTTTCTTACACGTGTGATAAGTaattattttaactttattttaaGCACGGTatactattcaaaatttttaaaaaatttaaaaatgattttAAATAGCTACAACGTATACAATCATATAAAAAATtggattaaattttttttttctaaatatcaaacaaataaaaattctaccaaaaacaACCCTTTAAGAGATCTAGTGCAGAAATTCCTTATAAATTGTGGCCTAAGTACGGTTCAAACCTCTCACTTCCATATCACAAGTCTAAAACTATATCCATATCAAAACATTTAGCCTTATatagattttaattttatattttccaaaatcttTCAAAAAAGCATTATAGAGATCTTATATGTCCAAAATCTTCCAAAAATTTTTATGTCCAATCAAAATCTCATatcattttttgtaatattatttttttttttgctagaaatgttatttaattataaaataaaatatagaaaTTTAAACGAGAATTGTGTACGGAGGTATAAGAGACATGAGAGTGTTTAACCTAAGGTATAATATTGTAATTGGTGTAACTGATTATTCGTGATACTCATGGTCAAATCATGACAgctcacatttttttaaaaaaagtgacaaataaaaaaaattatatattatatttgttttataatcaCATGTTACCTTATATTtcattatttcaatttttttttcatcatcttAAGCTATTCATCTCTCTCTcatgttcatcttcttcttcatgttcttctttattttatttttttgtttacaaATCCATACAATTGTTTGAACTTTAGCCCTCAAGATGTGCTTGATGAGAGAGAGCGAGCGAGAGAAAGACCAGTAGACAGAGAGCCTATCTCGTGAGAATATCTTCAAGAAAAACAAtacagaggaagaagaagaacagtagacaactcaaaatttctaagtaaaaaaaatctcttttttctttatttattttttttagaacaacataaactttactgggtttttgttgtttttactaattttgttttttttttcttttttggggttATAGTTAGTTCTGATTTTGTGAgtagtttgtattgtttgatggCTCTtatggtttattttgttattgttttattattgttttaatgttgttatactgttgttttctttcatttttttttaaatattattgtacTGCTCTATTTTTAATAGCAATAGGAAAATAATGAAATTTGTATGTAAGTTATTTCTTCAGTATCATATAGTTCAATACATGTTCAGTTTTCTTTTATTGTTCCactgttattttttagttgttctccttttttttcatttttgatgTCTCATTCTGTATGTTCTCTTGTTGTGCCCCAGCTTCTCACATTTACTGCAtttgttatgttgttttttttttccagccAACTTCCATCATCCTTTTTTTTTGTCTTCTAGATTTCACCACTTTAGTGGTTGGTTTAACATGTGTAATTTAAAATCAACATTTGTTAAACATACGAAACAATAGTGGAACAACCCAAAAACAACATAAGAAAAACCATGACAGCTCTAATATTAATGGTTTTAATGTTTCTGCTTCATCTCACCGGATTTAatggttattttttagttgttctggtGTTATTGTGGTGGTTCTATCTGTGGGTGTAGAAGATGGAGACCTCGTTTTTTGTTTTCGGTGTTTACaatataaaaggaaaaaaaaagtccCATGGCAGTATAAAAGTTAATTTTGCCGTGtggtaatatttttgtaaaaattaagtcaaaattcagtatttagtaagTTTCCCTAAAATAAATACGTGGGACCCACTAAAAATAAGAAGATTTTGGTTTTGGGTATTTGTTGTTCGGTCGGGTAGGGCCCATTTCCAAATCCTTATTGATACTCCATCATCTAAAAACTCAAAACTCAAAACCATTGGCTTTTCTATTTTTGGCCCCAACCACCTTATCCAccacttttttttgttttcttttaaatataatatatttatatatttatggcatatctttttccaataaaattatagaaaaaGCTTAAATAATTACAAGATTTTTcgttttataaatttatgaaaTAGTACTCTCAATTCAAATTTGATTATGAaccaatttaaatttttaatgacatgtttactaataaataatgaaaatcaataaAAAGAGAATCATTtctttatagaaaaaaaaaaaaaaacttaattaaataagggagaaaagaaaaaagaaaacttccctcactaattttttaaaaaatgctaTTAAAggtaatcaattttatttatttttatttttattttattttttaatataatgacaattttattatttaaaatatgtcttacaaaataaccaccatatattataatttaacttAAAAGGGTAATTTAATCAATTTAAACATTCTGATTATGTttcctaataaagtaaacaaaataaatcaCTATCATTTTATTTCCAATTAATTTGataaataacatattataaatattgaatccgaatattttttatttattctgttacatttttttattactttattttGATTCTGAATATTGTGTAGTAAACATACTATTAATATAGTGAAGATTTTTGTGagaggagaaaaaaaaaataataattttaattgttgAGTTGAGAAGTACATAATGGTACTCTCAATTCAAATTTGATTATgaacaaatttaaatttctaatgacatgtttactaataaataatgaaaatcaataaaaaagaatcatttctttatatttatttattaaatttaagggaaaaaaaaaacttaattaaataagggaggaaaaaaaaaactttcctcactaattttttaaaaaatgctaTTGAAggtaatcaattttatttatttttattttattcttttaatataataacaattttattatttaaaatatgtcttaCAAAATAACCACCATATATTATAGTTTAACTTAAAAAGGTAATTTAATCAATTTAAACATTCTGATTATGTTTCATAATAaagtaaacaaaataaacacTATCATTTTATTTCCAATTAATTtgataaataacatattacaaatattgaatccgattatttttttatttattccgttacatttttttattactttattttGATTCTGAATACTGTGTAGTAAACATGATATTAATATAGTGAAGATTTTTGTGagaggagaaaaaaaaaataataattttaattgttgAGTTGAAAAGTACATAATGTTATTCTTTCTGTTTTAGACTTATTTACAAGAATTCACAATTAGATAACCAAACCAAATTATCTTTATAAACTAATCTAATGTCTATTtgtataaatgaaaaaaaatatggatAACCACTTATATTTAAATGCAATAATTATTAACCACTTATAAAAGTAGTaaaaaatagtaatatataCCATTAATATCAAGTTAAATGTCATAAATGATGAAGTAACACCTATTAAttaaatgttatatatatatactagatagatgttacctgacttttaattttattttagtttttagttttttttaatatcataattttaaaattaataatatttaatgtagtgataatcattgaaatttcaaaacataatagtgatttaaataaaaataaagattactattatattttgtaatagtaattaaaaaaaattattattcgtcctaaatttatcttcagaattaatgaaaatgctcatgtggttaaactatcaaaacatttaaatttaatttaaaataatatttaaaatttaactaattttaaatgTAGGGTGATGACCCTTTGCGTGAcaacatctaataatttgttattttttttatttaaaaaaaaaaattcacccaataatttctcataaaccaataaATGTGGAGCCAAACAATTATAACCTGATcgagccaaaaaaaaaacaaatagaaaaattctttagcaatatatataatatataaatagtagtaaattcttatttagaataaaatccaACTAAATAACATAAGTATATTTAGAAAACTTAATCGTAGATGTACAAAAGCAAAAACCCAATTgtatttttttggatttaatgggatttaatttattttttatattatatataaataaaaagtgactcaTGATTctcataaatcattttatttttaataataaaccattttattttttattaaataaaaagtcacccataaatttctcataatccaagaattctgttatataaacacactttatataaaaaatagataTATGTTGCTTCTAAGTCAtccatagtttttttttttttttgtgaaaataatTCATCCATAGCTAATTCATATTAGGAattcttttaaaaatattttttttatttatatatatattttatttataattttacgatGTAAAGTTTTTAGTTACaaagatattattattattattattattattattttgtaaaaagtaaaaaaataattaaaaaataacacacaataattatatataaactataaaataaaaaaaattaacgaaAAAATTAACTTCATGCCAtctataaaaaaacaaaaaagaatatagaacagtttaataaaatctatatttttgtaaataaaaacaattaatCGTAAAAGTGAAATTTTTTCCAACgtattgttattaatttttttttaaaaaaaaattagtttattatgcaaatatttctaaatattaatacttctaataatattttcaagcattagtaataaaattattactcttttttaaaacatttttaaataataaatatcttaGACCATCTTCATCGAGAGAtgtaaaaattaagttatatttagtataaaaaataattttgtgatatttttaCATCAATTTTAAGTATTGTGTTTTAatgtataattataaatattgatgcaaaatttaatacttacttaataattaattaaaaaatatagaataataaTACAACCTTAAATAGGTGATTGACGGATTATATTTGTATTAATCGTGTTAATCCAAATacaatccttttattaaacaggTTAGACAAATCAATCTAAACACGATCCAAACCTATTTAAGAAAAACCCAAATTCACTAAGGGCCAATTTGGCACAGCTGTGCTGTGGGAAAAAACAGTTGTAGTTGTGTTGTGAGCAGGctcggccctaggcataggcgggctaggcctgtgcctagggcccacctagcccagggcccaaaaaaaaatttccctttaaaaattctacaatttttttttattttgaaaaataccacatttttttctaaataagggcccaaaatattttttttttctatggtcCACTAAATTTTTGAGCCGGCCCTAGCTGTGAGAAAAAGCAACTGTAACAAAACTGTAGAAAAAGACCGAgttgagtgtttggtaaattataaattttaaagtactgtgagttgttaataaattctaagttgatgttgtttattaatattaaaataaaattttttatattatttttttttaaaaaaaaataagagatttaataattatttattttattatatttatttatttttattttgggtaAATTATGGCATAAATGCTTAATATTTCAgaatttatacacttaaatacctaatgtttatttttggaggcaaaaatacctaatgttacaattctcttacaccgttactactatttccgttaactcataaatatagacacgtggagggttcagatgcattacatttatttttactttattttaaaacttaatattcttaatatcagaaactaaatgctacttgttccaaaaaaaaatcagttcttataacaattttcacatgatATTGGTACTTCAATTCGATAATCATGTTCCATATACTGCACTGGTTCACTCAGCTATAGTAAtttatctctcttttttttaacaagtagtatttagtttttgatttaagaatattaaattttaaaataaaataaataaatgtaatgcatttgAGCCATCTACGTGTCTATATTTATGATAAGTTaacggaagtggtagtaacggtgtaagagaaatgtaacattaggtatttttgccaccaaaaataaacattatgtatttaagtgtataaaatttaaaatattaagtatttatgccgcaatttatccttttatttttttaatatgtaataaataagtaaatatgattttagtacaaaaaaaattattatagtcttttaatcaaaataattctttttaaAAGTTGTATTAGATGtagtttttctaaaaaaatttcaaaaaactattttttgacgGTTTGTCAAACACATTTTTAtcacaattttttcaaaaaataacttttaacttttgtaaaagttGTGAGAAACGAGTCCTCACTCTCATCTACTTACCAATGGCAATGTTCATTATCTCGAAGAAAAGTAAATAATTGTGATGGATAACATGGCTCGGCTCGGCTTAAGCTGataaagaaaatagaaataataaaatattattattgttatttatggagaAAGGGTAGAGGTAGTTGGGACCCACCAACACAACCCAATATGGATAAGGCTTAAAAATGCCACGTAATATCCTCCACCCgacaatatattcattaaacCTAAGTagaccaaaccaaaccaaaccccATACTCTTCTCCTTCTGCCACGTGGACACacactctcttctctttttcttttctatcctgTACTTCTATTACTATACCAACTATTTTCTCAGCCCTCTGATTTCATATCCCACATGatctttttttgtttcttttttcttttctttaaaataaaaaatatatgagtTTTTTTCTACTAAAGCCtttcaattattattacttgtttaagtttaacttttaatattaaaaacttttattaataaatttaaagtactatctatttttcataattaactgcttATATGTACATTCTTATCACGCGACATATTTATATAAGTACACTTAAtactattattataaaattataagacaatttatagtatttttcttttatttttttaaatattttattttatttaatttttataattttgaaataataatattagatgTAGTAATATAAACGTACAGAGCCGACCCTGAAACAAAGTGGGCCACagggaaaaaaaaatttgggcccttatgttagaaaaaatttggtatttttcaaaatcaataaaaaaaatatataattttaaaagaggaaaaaaaaaattgggcccctgggctgggtgggccctaagcacaggcctagcccgcctatgtcCAGGGCCGGGCCTGTAAACGTATCATGTAtacaaaagtatatatataagcaGGGGATAACTTCAAGAATACCTGTTTTTTGTGTTAGTCAATCAAAACTACCAGCAAACTATATTCATTTAAATTATATCCACTTTTATAAGGAGATTGCCTAATATACCCCCACATTAACATTAAAGATTGAAAATTAAGTCTTTCTGTTTTGGATTGAAGAAAAGGTATTATAGGAACATTAACTATAAAAGtgggtaaaaaaaaatgaaatattaaaaagaggataaaaattaaaatggttAACTTAAAGTGGGTACCCCACGCAATTTCCTCTATAAGCAGTCCATAGTAGCAATTAACCATATGACGTCTTATATTTACTAACATTTCAAtagttttgaaaattttaccgctaaaatttaaacttaaagaGTTAAGTGAAAGTAAAACCATAATTGAGAGAGTTTAACTGCAAAAAAACTCAAAATGTGGTGAAATTATACTTTTAAGAGAGataaatttgaaataatatttttgaaaatttctgtGCCGATccaaaatgtaaaattttaaattgcaTTGGATGAACACCTTACCCAATAAAGTACAAAGAAACTCGTTACTCTCAAATGATCACCACTTTTAAAGCCCAGGATAAGTACTATCACGGGGACTCAAATTCTGAAAGACAACTAAATGAGGGACATAACGTAAAGTCATAATttcctaattattattattatatgaaaaaaaaacaaatttgttTAAAATTGGTGGCAACAAGAAGCGaggttgttaagttagttatgcAATAACAAACTTAACTAATTATCCTTAGAGCGAGATCTCCATGTCAACATATGTATGAGTGCTTCTAAAAGCGTTTATGAGGATTTCTAGAATCACAAACCAAGGTACTTGCCAGAAGAAAAGAGTAAGCTGGAGTCGATTATCTAAAACTCCTTTCTAAGAagaataactagccatctgaaATTCCTTTTCGAAATTTTCTTAAAAGGACAAGAAAGTCTTTCAAGACATGCTTGCGCAAACAAGTTTTCAAAAATGTTAATAACTTTtagagatatttttatttagaagAACTATTTCACTAAAATACTAAGTCATAATTTccctaattattattatgatatgaaataaaaaaaaaaaaaacaaaatttatttaaaaaaatatattaatttggtGATGTGATTGGAAAAAGGGCAATGTGGGGTTACACTTTAAGAAGAATG
This window harbors:
- the LOC115702444 gene encoding endoglucanase 16 → MKMKETTSNATKAIIALAWLVVFEGFLVEVNGNFNYKDALTKSIIFLEAQRSGKLPSNNRVPWRGDSGLNDGKLANVDLVGGYYDAGDNVKYGLPMAFTITTLSWAALAYNKELKASGELENVHNAIRWGTDYFLKASSRRNRLYVQVGDPVLDHQCWMRPENMETPRTVLKIDENKAGTEIAAETSAAMAASSIVFRSFDRTYARRLLNKAKLLFQFAKSHKGTFDGECPFYCSYSGYNDELLWAATWLYMATKKEVYLKFIQEESISANVAEFSWDLKYAGAQILLTNLYLEGHDSLVDFKKQADSYICSVLPQSPYHQVYLSPGGAVHMRDGANTQYITGTALLFSVYSDILARHNQKVQCDNMQFDSTQIWAFGRQQMDYILGQNPEKRSYMVAFGSNSPKQAHHRGSSVPKLPSGSLVNCAMSFVQWYNTNSPNVNELTGAIVGGPDRYDNFDDKRWDSSKTEPCTYINSLAIGVLAKLANNPN